In Vibrio diazotrophicus, the following proteins share a genomic window:
- the hrpA gene encoding ATP-dependent RNA helicase HrpA: MTQSQPNTETNNSAKANSAESLKKALKQCLLKDRFRLSKRISGASKIKKDAARHAVFDEIALDIAQSMMVVQQRINQKVTIEYPELLPVSQKRDDIAKAIQENQVVIVAGETGSGKTTQLPKICAELGRGKYGLIGHTQPRRLAARSVATRIAEEMETELGNFVGYKVRFNDQISDQTQIKLMTDGILLAEIQHDRFLNQYDTIIIDEAHERSLNIDFILGYLKQLLPRRPDLKVIITSATIDPERFSNHFNNAPIIEVSGRTYPVDTRYRPLSSDEDSERDQLEGIFEAVDELCDEGLGDILIFMNGEREIRDTADALSKRNLRDTEIVPLYARLSAGEQNKIFQPHAGRRIVLATNVAETSLTVPGIKYVIDPGTARISRYSYRTKVQRLPIEPISQASANQRKGRCGRVEEGICIRLYSEEDFNSRPEFTDPEILRTNLASVILQMTALGLGDIEAFPFVEAPDKRNIQDGVRLLEELGAVKEESKNSNKQLTEVGRKLARLPIDPRLARMVLEAPRMGCLKEVMIIASALSIQDPRERPSDKQQSSDEKHRRFHHEESDFLTFVNLWEYIKQQQKALTGNQFRRQCKQDYLNYLRIREWQDVYFQLHQSMREMDYKLNDEPGSYEGVHTAILVGLLSHIGIKDPEKNEYQGARNARFNIFPASGLFKKQPKWVMSAELVETSKLWARIVAKIQPEWIEPLAKHLIKRSYSEPHWSKKRAAVMAYEKVMIYGIAIVPKRLVNYGNIDPVLSREIFIRSALVEGEWETKHSFFKLNRSLLQEVEELEHKSRRRDILVDDEDLFQFYDQRVGTEVVSGRHFDTWWKATSKTSPELLNFEKEMLFKGDASHITDLDYPNFWYQNGLKLKLSYQFEPGEDSDGVTVHIPLPILNQVEPQGFEWQIPGLRHELVVSLIKSLPKTLRKNFVPAPNYADAFLARVNAMELPLLDALEKELRRMTGVTVSRDDWNLSQVADHLKVTFRAVDHRNRKLKENKDLYELKESLKEKVQETLSQVADDDIEQSGLHTWSFGELPKVYQQKRGGFDVKAYPALVDKKDSVEIKLFETEQEQISAMREGQRRLILLNVPSPIKYLHTNLPNKSKLGLYFNPFGKVMDLIDDCIACGIDKLLEERGGLAWTPEEFESLKEFVRAELGDTVVDIAKQVEAILTMAFNINKRLKGKVDFTMAFALSDVKAQIEGLIFKGFATECGWKRLPDILRYMKAIERRLEKLPIDPNKDRLHMLKVESIRNDYKELLNKVPKGMALPENIKEVRWMIEELRVSFFAQQLGTPYPVSDKRVKNAIDACSV, from the coding sequence TTGACTCAGTCACAGCCAAATACAGAAACGAATAACTCAGCAAAAGCGAACAGTGCAGAATCTCTGAAGAAAGCACTGAAGCAATGTTTGCTGAAAGATCGCTTTCGATTAAGCAAGCGTATTTCGGGCGCAAGTAAAATCAAAAAAGATGCAGCTCGTCATGCCGTGTTTGATGAAATCGCTTTAGATATCGCGCAATCCATGATGGTTGTGCAGCAGCGAATCAACCAGAAAGTCACTATCGAATACCCAGAGCTTTTGCCAGTCAGTCAAAAGCGCGACGACATTGCGAAAGCGATTCAAGAGAACCAAGTGGTGATCGTTGCTGGTGAAACAGGTTCAGGTAAAACTACTCAGCTACCGAAGATCTGTGCTGAGCTTGGTCGAGGTAAATATGGCCTGATTGGCCATACTCAGCCGCGTCGTCTTGCTGCTCGTTCAGTCGCAACCCGTATTGCTGAAGAGATGGAAACCGAACTGGGCAATTTTGTCGGTTATAAAGTTCGATTCAACGACCAAATTTCTGATCAAACACAAATCAAGTTGATGACAGACGGTATTTTACTGGCCGAAATTCAGCATGACCGTTTTCTCAATCAATATGACACCATCATTATCGATGAAGCGCACGAGCGCAGCTTAAATATCGACTTTATCCTCGGTTATTTGAAACAGTTGTTGCCGCGTCGTCCTGATCTGAAAGTCATCATTACTTCGGCAACGATCGACCCTGAACGTTTCTCAAACCACTTTAACAATGCTCCTATCATTGAAGTGTCTGGACGTACCTATCCGGTGGATACTCGTTACCGCCCATTGTCGAGCGACGAAGATAGCGAACGTGATCAGCTTGAAGGCATTTTTGAAGCAGTAGACGAGCTTTGCGATGAAGGCTTAGGCGATATTCTGATCTTTATGAACGGTGAGCGCGAAATTCGCGATACGGCGGATGCGCTGTCGAAACGTAACCTTCGTGATACTGAAATCGTTCCTTTGTATGCTCGCCTTTCAGCCGGTGAACAAAACAAGATTTTCCAACCGCATGCTGGTCGTCGAATTGTATTGGCGACCAACGTGGCGGAAACATCGCTTACCGTACCTGGTATCAAATATGTGATCGACCCAGGTACAGCGCGTATCAGTCGTTACAGCTACCGAACTAAAGTTCAGCGTCTTCCTATTGAACCTATTTCTCAGGCGAGCGCCAACCAGCGTAAAGGCCGATGTGGTCGTGTGGAAGAGGGTATCTGTATCCGCCTTTACTCCGAGGAAGATTTTAACTCGCGTCCGGAGTTCACCGATCCTGAAATTCTACGTACCAACTTAGCGTCGGTTATTCTGCAAATGACGGCACTTGGTCTGGGTGATATTGAAGCCTTCCCATTTGTCGAAGCGCCAGATAAACGCAACATTCAAGACGGTGTGCGTTTGCTTGAAGAGCTCGGAGCGGTTAAAGAAGAATCGAAAAACAGCAATAAACAACTTACCGAAGTGGGGCGTAAACTGGCTCGTTTGCCAATTGACCCTCGTTTAGCTCGTATGGTGTTGGAAGCGCCACGCATGGGTTGTTTAAAAGAAGTGATGATCATTGCTTCTGCGCTCTCTATTCAAGATCCGCGTGAGAGACCAAGTGATAAGCAGCAGTCTTCGGATGAAAAACATCGTCGTTTCCATCATGAAGAGTCTGACTTCCTAACGTTTGTGAACTTATGGGAATACATCAAGCAACAACAGAAAGCGCTCACGGGTAACCAGTTCCGCCGTCAATGTAAGCAAGATTACCTCAACTATTTGCGCATTCGCGAGTGGCAGGATGTTTACTTCCAATTGCATCAGTCAATGCGTGAAATGGATTATAAGCTCAACGACGAACCGGGCAGCTATGAAGGTGTTCATACCGCTATTCTTGTTGGTTTGTTATCGCACATTGGTATCAAAGACCCAGAGAAGAACGAGTATCAAGGTGCTCGCAACGCTCGCTTCAATATTTTCCCAGCCTCTGGCTTGTTTAAAAAGCAACCTAAGTGGGTGATGTCTGCTGAGTTAGTTGAAACATCCAAACTCTGGGCGCGTATCGTGGCGAAAATCCAGCCTGAATGGATTGAACCGCTGGCGAAACACTTAATCAAACGCAGCTACAGTGAACCGCATTGGTCGAAGAAACGTGCGGCGGTAATGGCGTACGAGAAGGTGATGATCTACGGCATCGCGATTGTACCTAAGCGCCTAGTGAACTACGGCAATATTGATCCGGTGTTGAGCCGTGAAATCTTTATTCGTAGCGCGCTTGTAGAAGGTGAATGGGAAACCAAACACAGCTTCTTCAAACTCAATCGCTCGCTACTGCAAGAAGTGGAAGAGCTGGAGCACAAGTCACGTCGTCGCGACATCTTGGTTGATGATGAAGACTTGTTCCAATTCTATGACCAGCGTGTTGGTACAGAAGTTGTTTCTGGTCGTCATTTTGACACTTGGTGGAAAGCAACCAGCAAGACATCTCCAGAGTTGCTTAACTTTGAAAAAGAGATGCTGTTCAAAGGTGATGCCAGCCATATTACCGATTTAGATTACCCGAACTTCTGGTATCAAAATGGCCTCAAGCTAAAACTCAGTTATCAGTTTGAACCGGGGGAGGATAGTGACGGTGTCACTGTTCATATTCCTCTGCCGATCTTAAACCAAGTTGAACCACAAGGTTTCGAATGGCAGATACCGGGTTTACGGCATGAACTTGTCGTCAGCTTGATTAAGTCTCTACCGAAAACCTTGCGTAAGAATTTCGTACCCGCACCTAACTATGCAGATGCATTCTTGGCGCGAGTAAATGCGATGGAACTGCCTCTGCTTGACGCTTTAGAGAAAGAATTGCGTCGCATGACGGGCGTTACAGTATCGCGTGATGACTGGAATTTGTCGCAGGTGGCGGATCACTTGAAAGTCACCTTTAGAGCGGTAGACCACCGAAACCGTAAGCTTAAAGAGAACAAAGATCTCTACGAGCTGAAAGAGAGCTTAAAAGAGAAAGTACAAGAAACCCTTTCACAGGTTGCTGATGACGACATTGAGCAATCAGGTTTACACACTTGGTCGTTTGGTGAACTGCCAAAAGTGTATCAGCAGAAACGTGGTGGTTTTGACGTTAAGGCTTACCCTGCGCTGGTAGACAAAAAAGACAGCGTTGAAATTAAGCTGTTTGAAACTGAGCAAGAGCAAATCAGTGCGATGCGCGAAGGTCAACGTCGTTTGATTTTACTGAACGTGCCTTCACCGATTAAATATCTGCACACCAACTTGCCGAACAAGTCTAAACTTGGATTATATTTCAACCCGTTCGGTAAAGTGATGGACTTAATTGATGACTGCATTGCATGTGGTATCGACAAGTTACTTGAAGAGCGTGGTGGACTAGCGTGGACGCCAGAAGAGTTTGAGTCTCTGAAAGAGTTTGTAAGAGCCGAACTGGGTGACACCGTGGTTGATATTGCGAAGCAAGTTGAAGCGATACTGACAATGGCATTCAATATCAATAAACGATTGAAAGGTAAGGTTGACTTCACGATGGCATTTGCATTATCCGATGTGAAA